In Agarivorans gilvus, one genomic interval encodes:
- the pomA gene encoding flagellar motor protein PomA, producing MDLATLIGIIGAFAFVVMAMVMGGGIGIFVDIPSVLIVFCGSLFVVLMKYNLGQFLGAVKIAAKAFMFKVDKPEDLIERSVEMADAARKGGFLALEEAEISNPFMQKGIDMLVDGHDADVVRSTMEKDILLTSERHEMGAGIFKALGDVGPAMGMIGTLIGLVAMLSNMDDPKSIGPAMAVALLTTLYGAILANMVAIPISEKLMLRSGEEKLNRSLILDAVLGIQDGQNPRVIEGVLKNYLPEGKRSLGTTDD from the coding sequence GTGGATTTAGCAACGCTGATTGGGATTATCGGCGCCTTCGCATTCGTAGTAATGGCGATGGTGATGGGGGGAGGGATAGGCATCTTTGTCGATATTCCTTCGGTACTAATTGTCTTTTGTGGCTCCTTGTTTGTTGTATTGATGAAATACAACCTAGGGCAATTTCTAGGCGCGGTTAAAATCGCCGCCAAAGCCTTTATGTTTAAGGTTGATAAACCTGAAGACTTGATTGAGCGTTCGGTAGAAATGGCCGACGCTGCGCGTAAAGGCGGATTCTTAGCCTTAGAAGAAGCCGAAATTAGCAATCCCTTTATGCAGAAGGGCATCGACATGCTAGTAGATGGGCATGACGCCGATGTGGTGCGTTCCACCATGGAAAAAGACATCCTGTTAACCTCTGAGCGCCATGAAATGGGGGCCGGTATCTTCAAAGCCTTGGGGGATGTAGGCCCAGCGATGGGGATGATTGGTACCTTGATTGGTTTGGTGGCTATGCTGTCTAACATGGACGACCCTAAATCGATTGGTCCTGCGATGGCGGTGGCCTTGTTAACTACCTTGTATGGTGCCATTTTGGCTAACATGGTGGCGATCCCCATTAGTGAGAAACTAATGCTGCGCTCTGGAGAAGAAAAGCTTAATCGAAGCTTGATTTTGGATGCGGTGCTGGGGATCCAAGATGGTCAAAACCCGCGGGTAATTGAAGGGGTGCTGAAAAACTATCTTCCAGAGGGCAAACGCTCTTTGGGCACCACTGACGACTAG
- the thiI gene encoding tRNA uracil 4-sulfurtransferase ThiI, protein MKFIVKLFPEIAMKSKPVRKRFSKILQSNIRNVISAFDDTIRVRLDWDRMVVTSRNDSEENRQALIQALSSTPGIVHFLEVSQHHYTDLHHIYELTYQVWKDRLKGKTFCVRVKRSGQQEFSSIEVERYVGGGLNQHCESNGVRLKNPDVTVNIEVADDVVYLVQAKHPGLGGFPIATQESVLSLLSGGFDSGVSSYQLIKRGAKVHYCFFNLGGRAHELGVKQVAHHLWKRFGSSHRVKFVAVDFDPVVNEILEKVDNGQMGVVLKRMMVRAASKIAQRLDIPALVTGEAVGQVSSQTLVNLGMIDKVSETLILRPLIATDKQDIIDTAKKIGTNDFAETMPEYCGVISNKPTVKAVESKLLAEEEKFDFAILQQVVEECRISDIRDVAKEADQQVIEVHSDEIAQDKEAVVLDIRSIEEQERKPFELEGVAVQYIPFFKLATQFGDLDQSKHYLLYCDRGVMSKLQALYLQDAGFKNVGVYSQQ, encoded by the coding sequence ATGAAGTTCATCGTTAAGTTATTCCCAGAAATTGCCATGAAGAGTAAGCCGGTGCGTAAGCGCTTTAGCAAGATTCTTCAAAGCAATATTCGTAATGTTATCAGTGCCTTTGATGACACTATTCGGGTGCGCTTAGATTGGGACAGAATGGTGGTGACTTCACGTAATGACAGCGAAGAGAATCGTCAGGCCTTGATTCAGGCACTGTCGTCTACGCCGGGCATTGTTCACTTCCTTGAAGTTAGCCAGCATCACTATACCGACTTACACCACATTTATGAGCTGACTTACCAGGTTTGGAAAGATCGCTTAAAAGGCAAAACCTTTTGTGTTCGCGTAAAGCGCAGCGGTCAGCAAGAGTTTTCGTCGATTGAAGTGGAGCGTTATGTTGGAGGCGGTCTAAATCAACATTGTGAAAGCAATGGCGTGCGCCTGAAAAATCCTGATGTCACGGTGAATATAGAAGTGGCTGATGATGTGGTTTATTTGGTTCAAGCCAAGCATCCCGGCTTAGGTGGCTTCCCAATTGCTACTCAAGAAAGCGTGCTCTCTTTACTCTCAGGTGGCTTTGATTCTGGGGTATCGAGTTATCAGCTGATTAAGCGTGGTGCCAAGGTGCATTATTGCTTCTTTAACCTGGGCGGCCGAGCGCATGAGCTGGGGGTTAAGCAGGTGGCACATCATCTGTGGAAACGCTTTGGCTCATCACATCGGGTTAAGTTTGTGGCAGTGGACTTTGACCCTGTGGTAAATGAGATTTTAGAGAAAGTCGATAATGGCCAAATGGGCGTGGTGTTGAAGCGGATGATGGTGCGTGCTGCCTCTAAAATTGCCCAGCGCTTGGATATCCCCGCGCTGGTTACAGGCGAAGCTGTCGGTCAAGTATCTAGCCAGACTCTGGTTAATTTGGGCATGATTGATAAGGTTTCAGAGACCTTGATTTTACGCCCACTGATTGCTACCGATAAACAAGATATTATTGATACCGCAAAGAAAATTGGCACCAATGATTTTGCCGAGACCATGCCTGAATATTGTGGGGTGATTTCTAACAAACCGACGGTTAAGGCGGTTGAATCTAAGCTTTTAGCAGAAGAAGAGAAGTTTGATTTCGCCATTTTGCAGCAGGTGGTTGAAGAGTGCCGAATTTCCGATATTCGTGATGTAGCTAAAGAAGCCGACCAGCAAGTCATTGAAGTACACAGCGATGAAATCGCTCAGGATAAAGAAGCGGTGGTATTGGATATTCGCTCGATAGAGGAGCAAGAACGTAAGCCCTTTGAATTAGAAGGCGTGGCCGTTCAGTATATCCCGTTTTTTAAATTGGCGACTCAATTT
- the ispA gene encoding (2E,6E)-farnesyl diphosphate synthase, whose product MNQQLASCIADYQSRINHHLEQVLAAQGATEPQLLAAMRHGLLLGGKRIRPLLVYLVGQLNDADNQALDAAAAAVECIHAYSLIHDDLPAMDDDDLRRGQPTCHKAFDEATAILAGDALQSLAFSLIADAPVSDQQKVMMLRVLSQAAGYQGMCGGQAIDIVSTNQKISLQQLEQLHQHKTGALIKAAIMLGAICGNIAQSEQQALSAYADALGLAFQVRDDILDIISDTDTLGKPQGSDQALNKSTYPSLLGLQGAIDKAESLGKEALQALERLPYNSQMLALLADYVVHRNN is encoded by the coding sequence GTGAATCAACAGCTAGCCAGCTGCATTGCTGACTACCAAAGCCGAATCAATCATCACCTTGAGCAAGTTCTGGCGGCACAAGGAGCAACCGAGCCTCAGCTGTTAGCCGCAATGCGCCATGGTTTACTGCTGGGTGGTAAGCGGATCCGCCCCTTATTGGTCTATTTGGTGGGGCAGCTCAATGACGCCGACAATCAAGCCCTAGATGCCGCTGCAGCAGCAGTGGAATGCATTCACGCCTATTCATTGATTCATGATGATTTACCCGCCATGGACGACGACGACCTGCGCCGCGGCCAGCCCACCTGTCACAAGGCCTTTGATGAAGCCACCGCAATACTTGCGGGTGATGCCTTACAAAGCTTGGCCTTTAGTCTGATTGCCGATGCGCCGGTAAGTGACCAACAAAAAGTGATGATGTTGAGGGTACTCAGCCAAGCTGCCGGTTATCAGGGCATGTGTGGTGGCCAAGCCATAGACATCGTATCAACCAATCAAAAAATATCGCTGCAGCAACTCGAACAGCTGCATCAGCATAAAACCGGCGCATTGATAAAAGCCGCCATTATGTTAGGTGCGATTTGTGGCAACATTGCCCAATCAGAGCAGCAAGCTTTAAGCGCCTACGCCGATGCTCTAGGCCTAGCCTTTCAGGTGAGAGACGATATTTTAGACATTATTAGTGATACTGATACTTTAGGAAAACCGCAGGGCTCTGATCAAGCCTTAAACAAAAGCACCTACCCAAGTTTATTGGGATTACAGGGCGCCATCGACAAAGCGGAAAGCTTAGGTAAAGAAGCGCTTCAAGCATTAGAGCGTTTGCCTTACAATAGCCAAATGCTAGCTTTGCTAGCCGATTACGTCGTGCATCGAAACAACTAG
- a CDS encoding flagellar motor protein MotB — protein sequence MMEEPCKCPPEGLPAWMGTFADLMSLLMCFFVLLLAFSEMDVLKFKQIAGSMKYAFGVQNLLEVKDIPKGTSVIAQEFRPGRPEPTPIETIMQQTIDMTQAKLEFHDGEEADAGGQQKAAGQQTGGRSSATQAQSSQSQSQTQAEQNQTAKRIAQQLRDQIEDGAIEVESLGQQIIIRVREKGAFPSGSAFLQPKFRPVIRRVGEVIKDIPGIVTVSGHTDNQQAESELYRSNWDLSSQRAVSVAHELIKVDGFAEERLVVSGLADTHPLVPNNTLDNRRRNRRVEIGIMQGKASQSGEISVSEEQ from the coding sequence ATAATGGAAGAACCTTGCAAATGTCCCCCGGAAGGATTGCCCGCTTGGATGGGCACCTTTGCCGATTTGATGTCTTTGTTGATGTGCTTCTTCGTATTGCTGTTGGCCTTCTCTGAGATGGACGTGCTTAAATTTAAGCAAATTGCCGGCTCAATGAAGTATGCCTTTGGGGTGCAGAACTTACTTGAAGTTAAAGATATTCCCAAAGGCACCTCGGTTATCGCTCAAGAATTTCGCCCGGGTCGCCCTGAACCCACACCAATTGAAACCATCATGCAGCAAACCATCGATATGACTCAGGCTAAACTGGAATTTCATGATGGTGAAGAGGCCGACGCGGGTGGCCAACAAAAAGCGGCTGGTCAGCAAACGGGGGGGCGCTCGTCGGCGACTCAGGCTCAGTCTTCCCAGAGTCAATCACAAACTCAGGCCGAGCAAAACCAAACCGCTAAACGGATTGCCCAGCAGTTGCGCGACCAAATTGAAGATGGCGCCATCGAGGTCGAGTCTTTAGGCCAGCAAATCATTATTCGAGTTCGCGAAAAAGGGGCTTTCCCTTCAGGTTCGGCTTTTTTGCAACCGAAATTTAGACCGGTGATCCGCCGGGTGGGCGAAGTGATTAAAGACATACCCGGCATTGTGACAGTCTCGGGACATACCGATAATCAACAAGCTGAATCAGAGCTGTATCGCTCAAACTGGGATCTCTCCAGTCAGCGTGCGGTGTCGGTGGCCCATGAGTTGATTAAAGTCGATGGCTTTGCTGAGGAACGCTTAGTAGTGAGTGGCTTGGCTGATACTCATCCTTTAGTGCCGAATAATACTTTGGATAATCGCCGCCGTAATCGCCGTGTTGAGATCGGCATAATGCAAGGTAAGGCCAGCCAGTCGGGTGAAATATCCGTCTCTGAAGAGCAATAA
- a CDS encoding exodeoxyribonuclease VII small subunit, protein MAVKKPENMKFEETLNELEDIVQQLEQGELSLEESLKQFERGISLANAGQSKLQQAQQQVDVLRHQASGDTLEPLIQEPSE, encoded by the coding sequence ATGGCCGTCAAAAAACCAGAAAACATGAAATTTGAAGAGACGCTCAATGAACTAGAAGATATTGTTCAGCAATTAGAGCAAGGCGAGTTAAGTTTAGAAGAATCTCTTAAACAATTTGAACGCGGCATCAGCTTAGCCAATGCAGGCCAAAGTAAATTGCAACAAGCCCAACAACAAGTGGATGTTCTTCGTCACCAAGCCAGTGGCGATACCCTAGAACCCTTAATTCAGGAGCCATCTGAGTGA